Proteins encoded within one genomic window of Legionella sp. PC997:
- the astB gene encoding N-succinylarginine dihydrolase → MNVYELNMDGLVGPSHNYAGLAQGNIASFSNALASSNPQAAALQGLEKMHLLHKMGLQQGLLPPHQRPNLELLYQLGFCGTPKEQINKAYRTAPDLLSACYSASSMWSANAATISPSTDTQDHKVHFTAANLVSNLHRHHEADFSKKILEFIFSNSDYFHHHPILPRSTIMGDEGAANHSRICQSYNQPGIHLFVYGKKGLTNNPLQPGPIKYPARQTQEASQAIVRQHQLSTDHVVFAYQNPLAIDQGVFHNDVICVANESVLLIHEQAFHQQGSVLNELNDKASFPINIIQISAKELSIVDAVETYLFNSQVVSLPQQNSMMLIAPFECQTNSRANSCIERILSDSSNPINSVRFLDLKQSMRNGGGPACLRLRIALNDEELQAMHQGVLINEELLKLLKQWVLKHYRTELIATDLADPLLLEECFCALDELTGILKLGSIYPFQLEKTS, encoded by the coding sequence ATGAATGTTTATGAATTAAACATGGATGGCCTTGTCGGACCCTCCCATAATTATGCCGGGCTTGCGCAAGGCAATATTGCCTCCTTCTCGAACGCACTAGCAAGTTCCAATCCTCAAGCAGCTGCTTTGCAAGGCTTAGAGAAAATGCACCTACTTCATAAAATGGGCCTCCAACAGGGTTTACTTCCCCCCCACCAACGCCCTAATCTTGAACTACTTTACCAATTGGGTTTTTGTGGTACACCGAAAGAACAAATTAATAAAGCCTACAGAACAGCCCCGGATCTTCTCAGTGCTTGTTATTCAGCTTCCAGTATGTGGTCAGCAAATGCTGCCACAATTTCCCCAAGTACTGATACCCAAGACCACAAAGTTCATTTTACAGCAGCAAATCTTGTAAGTAATTTACACCGACATCATGAAGCTGATTTCTCCAAAAAAATTCTGGAATTTATTTTCTCAAACTCAGATTACTTCCATCATCACCCTATTCTACCTCGATCAACCATTATGGGAGATGAGGGTGCTGCGAATCACAGCCGCATCTGCCAGAGCTACAATCAACCTGGAATTCATCTTTTTGTATATGGGAAAAAAGGTTTAACAAACAATCCATTGCAACCTGGGCCAATAAAATATCCAGCTCGACAAACCCAAGAAGCATCACAAGCCATCGTCCGTCAACATCAATTATCGACAGACCATGTTGTATTCGCTTATCAAAATCCGCTCGCTATCGACCAAGGCGTTTTTCATAATGACGTGATATGTGTAGCGAATGAATCGGTCTTACTCATCCACGAACAAGCATTTCATCAGCAAGGTTCTGTCCTTAACGAATTAAACGACAAAGCTTCATTTCCCATCAATATCATTCAAATTTCAGCAAAAGAACTGAGTATAGTAGATGCTGTTGAAACCTACCTTTTCAATTCACAAGTCGTTAGCTTGCCCCAACAAAACTCTATGATGCTTATAGCTCCTTTTGAGTGTCAAACTAATTCACGTGCTAATAGCTGTATTGAGAGAATACTCTCTGATTCCTCGAATCCCATTAACTCCGTTCGCTTCCTTGATTTGAAACAAAGCATGCGAAATGGTGGTGGCCCCGCTTGTCTGAGATTACGTATTGCGTTAAATGACGAGGAACTTCAAGCAATGCATCAAGGCGTTTTAATAAATGAAGAATTATTAAAGCTTTTGAAACAGTGGGTATTAAAACACTATCGTACTGAGTTAATTGCAACCGACTTAGCAGATCCTCTGTTACTTGAAGAGTGTTTTTGTGCTCTGGATGAATTAACTGGAATACTAAAACTAGGGTCAATTTATCCCTTTCAATTAGAGAAGACTTCCTAA
- a CDS encoding spermidine synthase codes for MWKTKLGTCIYTSPSGYKVYQNAFYRWLKLGSNALQTVINRHNPHQPGLHYLPALTLMARKYPGSTCMLGLGGAGVALMLKDIHLTAVDNSEEVIEIAKRFFIMDRLKNLTIIHENAMDYVQTSEFHFSHLIVDLYNANHFPPECSNKQFFASCKKIITDDGIFAVNLANIKEQYPIFQLIKHQFSNTLVIPIRQSANMVILAAKNDSKELFMNKIKHTDAFKRIIWVDSWGYVGDYKKTPWQQLTTFFRR; via the coding sequence ATGTGGAAAACAAAACTAGGTACCTGCATTTATACGTCTCCTTCAGGTTACAAAGTATATCAAAATGCATTTTATCGATGGTTAAAACTAGGAAGTAATGCGTTACAAACCGTTATAAACCGTCATAATCCACATCAGCCAGGCCTTCATTATCTACCCGCACTCACATTAATGGCTCGAAAATATCCCGGTAGTACTTGCATGTTAGGCCTAGGTGGGGCTGGAGTCGCACTAATGCTGAAGGATATTCATTTGACTGCAGTAGATAATAGCGAAGAGGTTATCGAGATAGCAAAACGTTTTTTTATAATGGATCGTTTAAAAAATTTAACAATCATTCATGAAAATGCAATGGATTATGTACAAACAAGTGAATTTCATTTTTCACATCTCATTGTGGATCTCTACAATGCAAACCATTTTCCACCTGAATGTTCAAACAAGCAGTTTTTTGCTTCATGCAAAAAAATAATAACTGATGATGGAATTTTTGCTGTAAATCTAGCAAATATTAAAGAACAATACCCGATTTTTCAATTAATTAAACATCAATTTAGCAATACGTTGGTGATTCCTATAAGACAAAGTGCAAACATGGTAATTCTTGCTGCCAAAAATGACAGTAAAGAATTATTTATGAATAAAATAAAACACACTGATGCGTTTAAACGAATTATTTGGGTCGACTCGTGGGGTTATGTTGGAGATTATAAAAAAACTCCCTGGCAACAATTAACAACTTTTTTTAGACGATGA